The following proteins are encoded in a genomic region of Cyclonatronum proteinivorum:
- a CDS encoding DUF4276 family protein, translated as MKRVIIFCEGQTEETFVRTVLAPHFQGLSIWIYPVLLKTSSSGRGGVVTYGKIKRQLIRKCKEDPSAWITTMIDFYGLPQDFPIFERFQQLADTINAAEAAFEQDIAAPNLIANIIVHEFEGLLFSSPDAFAVFTDAPEIPAQIQKIRQQFDTPEEIDGGHATAPSKRILQLWRGYDKVLFGSLIALEAGLETIRAACPHFNRWITKLENL; from the coding sequence GTGAAACGCGTCATCATTTTTTGTGAAGGTCAAACGGAGGAGACCTTCGTTCGGACCGTTTTAGCCCCTCACTTCCAGGGGCTTTCGATTTGGATCTACCCGGTATTGCTGAAAACAAGCTCGTCCGGGAGAGGGGGTGTTGTCACCTACGGGAAAATCAAACGCCAACTCATCCGCAAATGTAAGGAAGACCCCTCAGCATGGATTACGACCATGATTGATTTTTACGGTCTTCCGCAAGATTTCCCCATTTTTGAGCGATTTCAGCAACTTGCGGACACTATTAACGCTGCTGAAGCTGCTTTTGAGCAAGATATTGCCGCTCCGAACCTCATCGCAAATATCATTGTCCACGAGTTTGAAGGATTGCTCTTTAGCTCTCCCGATGCTTTCGCTGTTTTTACAGATGCCCCTGAAATACCTGCTCAGATTCAAAAGATCAGACAGCAATTTGACACCCCCGAAGAAATCGATGGCGGCCATGCAACAGCGCCGTCAAAAAGAATTTTGCAGCTATGGCGCGGCTATGATAAAGTTTTGTTTGGAAGCCTGATTGCCCTCGAAGCCGGCCTCGAAACCATCCGCGCCGCTTGCCCTCATTTTAACAGGTGGATAACCAAACTCGAAAACCTGTGA
- a CDS encoding M12 family metallo-peptidase gives MKSSIPLFKMMLVLVVVLPLFAGAPLQAQQSSDSFWRFTEVSQAVESQRDVHPVAYKSAELSLQNLKTELATAPKQAAGRILQGAQITLPMPDGSLQRFYAVASSVMEEGLAARFPDFKTYRVGGIDDPTAYGRISFTAAGFHGMIRSASGTFYIDPFSAQQPELVMVYNRENYVVSFRQRMGVEQHEPIVHDEAIKREAEAAIYKEAPAFSGTELRTYRLAMAATAQYTTFHSQPNRCATPDDPIACAMAAIVVAMNRVNGLYETEVSSNMVLIDNNEILISTNPSDYANNNGFTMLGQNQARIDNLIGPANYDIGHVFSTGGGGVAALGSVCVNGQKARGVTGLPQPINDPFYIDFVAHEIGHQYNALHTFNGTAGSCGSNRTAGGAYEPGSGSTIMGYAGICGAHNLQFTTDPYFHLFSIIQMSNFAHSGTGSNCGETTPTGNEPPVVEGGLTGLTMPVSTPFILEGSGVDPQGNELVFTWEQFDLGPAGAPTQPVGNAPLFRSFPGNEEPVRMFPRLQNVLSGNPSIGEFLPNYNRNMRFRLSARDNFQGGGGVGFAEVQFAVTEAAGPFIVPVPAQGTNWRAGTVSLVAWDVANTNADPINAETVSIYFSTDGGENFDTILAENVPNNGAAFVTVPDGLNTSDARIKVKADNHIFFNVSRPDFSVSVDAPLPVVQVPDAPIESDASTAEVFEGSFSVSASGGATYNYTVSATFEDLPDGTLPLPAEAISFESPAGFVPSGQSRTINFTVDTSALDEELYAFGVTLTSDPLVGNETVTVILDVRERVTLQRFLSGGEGWRIVSPPVEGATLGETLSNFATQGFPGADEATGEPSVYVMGSTGLVAAPSADYELQAGEALLTYIFGDDLPGFIRGIGFLNRSPFVRPLTNQLIFPIGGAAGSPQQGWNLLGNPYNTAINLGRISEDNLANVSRSFQVWVPSLNGGNGGFIAWNGHDYFPAGVPTGQKFTGQINAFEGFWARARGGNASIVFDQEELTDGSMRSNPFAAYYTFTLTSGDFTSYKVVMFSEDGDAGYDDYDADLLSSVSDEFLYLYSVANNRPRTINSLPLNTADTVVELPMHFDASFAGDLTLSLVNISGEADNFNAFSLVDQVTGETISMGLGDSYTFTFEPEEEAAPAQLNPLPNLPGYNIPSGTTSRFVGQFDLSPPVVNVDEETLDVPTTVELRQNYPNPFNPTTNITFGLPQSGDVRLDVFNVAGQRVATLVNTQMTSGFHTVTFDASRLSSGVYLYRLETNGQVRTEKMTLIK, from the coding sequence ATGAAAAGTAGTATACCATTGTTTAAAATGATGCTTGTACTCGTAGTTGTGCTTCCGCTTTTTGCCGGTGCACCTCTGCAGGCACAGCAAAGCAGCGATTCCTTCTGGCGCTTCACGGAAGTTTCCCAGGCAGTAGAGAGTCAGCGCGACGTACATCCTGTGGCTTACAAATCCGCTGAGCTCAGCCTCCAAAATCTTAAAACGGAGCTTGCAACGGCCCCTAAGCAGGCTGCAGGGCGGATTTTACAGGGAGCTCAAATTACATTACCCATGCCCGATGGAAGCCTGCAGCGTTTTTATGCGGTAGCGTCTTCGGTTATGGAAGAAGGGCTTGCGGCGAGGTTTCCTGATTTCAAAACATACCGCGTAGGTGGTATTGATGATCCGACTGCCTACGGACGAATCAGTTTTACAGCCGCCGGCTTCCACGGTATGATCCGCAGTGCCTCGGGAACCTTTTATATTGATCCGTTCTCAGCGCAGCAGCCTGAGTTGGTGATGGTTTACAACCGTGAAAACTATGTTGTCTCATTCCGGCAGCGCATGGGTGTTGAGCAGCACGAGCCCATCGTACATGATGAGGCCATCAAACGCGAGGCTGAAGCAGCCATCTATAAAGAAGCGCCGGCCTTCAGCGGCACAGAGCTGCGTACCTACCGCCTCGCGATGGCAGCAACGGCACAGTATACCACCTTCCATAGTCAGCCAAACCGCTGTGCAACACCTGATGATCCGATTGCCTGCGCTATGGCCGCTATCGTGGTTGCCATGAACAGGGTAAATGGTTTGTATGAAACCGAGGTATCCTCCAACATGGTGCTGATTGACAATAATGAGATTCTGATCTCTACAAATCCGTCAGATTATGCTAACAATAATGGTTTTACGATGCTCGGGCAAAATCAGGCCAGAATTGACAACCTGATTGGCCCTGCGAACTATGATATTGGTCACGTATTCTCAACCGGTGGCGGCGGGGTTGCCGCTTTAGGATCTGTGTGTGTGAACGGGCAGAAAGCGCGCGGTGTGACGGGGCTTCCTCAGCCGATTAACGATCCGTTTTACATTGATTTCGTTGCCCATGAAATCGGCCATCAGTACAATGCGTTGCACACCTTTAATGGTACAGCCGGCAGTTGCGGTTCGAATCGTACGGCGGGTGGTGCTTATGAGCCGGGTAGCGGCAGTACCATTATGGGATACGCAGGAATTTGCGGGGCACATAACCTTCAGTTCACCACAGATCCGTATTTCCATCTTTTCAGTATTATTCAGATGTCGAATTTTGCCCACAGTGGTACAGGCAGCAATTGCGGAGAAACGACACCAACAGGAAATGAACCCCCTGTTGTAGAGGGTGGTCTTACAGGACTTACCATGCCGGTCAGCACGCCTTTCATCCTGGAGGGTTCCGGCGTGGATCCGCAGGGCAACGAGCTCGTCTTCACCTGGGAGCAGTTCGACCTCGGGCCTGCAGGTGCGCCTACACAGCCGGTAGGCAATGCGCCCTTATTCCGCTCGTTCCCGGGTAATGAAGAACCGGTCCGTATGTTTCCTCGTCTTCAAAATGTACTGAGCGGTAACCCCAGTATTGGTGAATTCCTGCCCAACTATAACAGAAATATGCGTTTCCGCCTTTCGGCACGCGATAACTTTCAGGGCGGTGGTGGCGTTGGTTTCGCAGAAGTGCAGTTCGCTGTAACAGAAGCTGCCGGACCATTTATTGTACCGGTACCCGCACAAGGGACGAACTGGCGAGCCGGCACTGTATCACTTGTGGCCTGGGATGTAGCCAACACCAACGCAGACCCAATTAACGCTGAAACCGTAAGCATTTACTTCTCTACAGACGGAGGGGAAAACTTTGATACTATACTTGCGGAAAATGTGCCCAACAACGGGGCCGCTTTTGTAACCGTACCTGACGGCCTGAACACCTCTGATGCCCGCATAAAGGTAAAAGCTGACAATCACATCTTTTTCAATGTTTCCAGACCTGACTTCTCGGTTTCGGTGGATGCCCCGCTGCCGGTCGTACAGGTACCGGATGCACCGATTGAGTCAGATGCAAGCACCGCCGAAGTTTTTGAAGGAAGCTTTTCTGTAAGTGCCAGCGGTGGAGCTACTTACAATTATACAGTTTCAGCGACTTTTGAAGACCTTCCGGATGGTACTCTCCCGCTACCCGCAGAAGCCATCAGCTTTGAAAGTCCGGCGGGCTTTGTGCCAAGCGGACAGTCACGTACGATCAACTTTACGGTTGATACCAGCGCACTTGATGAGGAGCTGTACGCTTTCGGGGTTACGCTTACCTCTGATCCGCTGGTTGGCAACGAAACGGTAACGGTCATTCTCGATGTGCGTGAGCGCGTAACCTTACAGCGTTTCCTTTCCGGAGGAGAAGGCTGGCGTATCGTTTCCCCACCTGTTGAAGGGGCTACCCTTGGTGAAACCCTTTCCAACTTCGCCACACAGGGATTCCCCGGTGCGGATGAAGCTACGGGAGAGCCTTCTGTTTATGTGATGGGCTCAACCGGTCTGGTCGCTGCGCCTTCAGCAGACTACGAGCTGCAGGCCGGTGAGGCCCTGTTGACCTACATCTTCGGGGACGATCTGCCGGGCTTTATCCGTGGCATTGGTTTTCTTAACCGCTCTCCTTTCGTCAGACCGCTCACCAATCAATTGATTTTCCCGATAGGTGGTGCTGCGGGCTCTCCGCAGCAGGGCTGGAACCTCCTTGGCAACCCCTACAATACGGCCATTAACCTTGGTCGTATTTCAGAGGACAACCTGGCCAACGTATCCCGTTCATTCCAGGTTTGGGTGCCTTCCCTGAATGGCGGAAACGGCGGCTTCATTGCATGGAATGGGCATGATTACTTCCCCGCTGGCGTACCAACCGGACAGAAGTTTACCGGACAGATCAACGCTTTCGAGGGCTTCTGGGCACGGGCACGCGGCGGCAATGCTAGTATTGTTTTTGATCAGGAAGAACTTACGGATGGCAGTATGCGCAGCAACCCCTTTGCGGCCTACTACACCTTCACCCTTACAAGCGGAGATTTCACCAGCTATAAAGTTGTGATGTTCTCTGAAGATGGAGATGCCGGCTACGATGATTATGATGCAGATTTGCTCAGCTCAGTGAGTGATGAATTCCTTTACCTGTATTCCGTTGCAAATAATCGACCCAGAACGATTAACTCTTTGCCCTTAAATACCGCTGATACGGTAGTTGAGCTGCCCATGCATTTTGACGCAAGCTTTGCCGGGGATCTCACTCTTTCGCTGGTCAATATTTCAGGGGAAGCCGATAACTTCAATGCGTTCAGCCTTGTGGATCAGGTGACGGGCGAAACCATAAGTATGGGGCTGGGCGACAGCTACACCTTTACCTTTGAGCCGGAAGAGGAAGCCGCACCGGCGCAGCTGAACCCGCTGCCAAATCTTCCGGGTTACAACATTCCGAGCGGCACAACGTCGCGCTTTGTGGGACAGTTTGACCTAAGCCCGCCCGTCGTGAACGTTGACGAAGAAACCCTGGATGTTCCGACTACGGTTGAGCTGCGTCAGAACTATCCGAACCCCTTCAACCCAACAACCAACATCACCTTCGGGCTGCCGCAAAGCGGTGACGTTCGTCTCGATGTGTTTAATGTTGCGGGTCAGCGCGTTGCTACGCTGGTGAACACCCAAATGACGAGCGGTTTCCACACCGTAACTTTCGACGCTTCAAGACTGTCATCAGGCGTGTATCTCTACCGCCTGGAAACCAACGGTCAGGTGCGTACGGAGAAAATGACCCTCATCAAGTAA
- a CDS encoding amidohydrolase family protein, translating into MKAYPKMYMMLPLMLGWLFAACSAPVAQLNAQDIAVKGETVYTMAGDPIENGVVLIRNGRIDRVGPASRVSIPDGFDVYEAPFVTPGIIDTRSVVGLSGILNIPHDQDQLETSNPFQPDLRAIDAYNAREDLVVWLRNLGVTTVHTGHGPGALASGQTLIAKTWGHTVEEAVINPAAMVAFTLGPTVSSNYGGSPGTRSRMMAMLRAEFIKAQEYSAQENPTRDLKMETMVSILNGEMRAMIHAHQVSEMMSALRLQQEFGFELVLEGASEAYLLIDELKEAGVHIILHPTMVRTRGETTNAAFNTAAKLAEAGIPFTFQSGFEGYVPKTRVVHFETAIAVANGLPFEHGLRALTIDAARFLGIDDRTGSLERGKDADVVLWEGDPFEYTSRVCTVIINGELASNRCQ; encoded by the coding sequence ATGAAAGCGTATCCGAAAATGTATATGATGCTGCCGCTGATGCTTGGATGGTTGTTCGCGGCCTGTTCTGCCCCCGTTGCGCAGCTGAACGCTCAAGATATAGCCGTTAAAGGGGAAACCGTGTATACCATGGCCGGTGATCCGATCGAAAATGGTGTCGTGCTTATCCGCAATGGGCGTATCGATCGCGTAGGGCCGGCTTCCCGTGTGAGCATACCGGACGGCTTCGATGTTTACGAAGCCCCGTTTGTGACGCCCGGCATTATCGATACCCGTTCGGTTGTGGGGCTGTCCGGCATTCTGAATATTCCGCATGATCAGGATCAGCTCGAAACTTCGAACCCGTTTCAGCCCGATCTTCGTGCCATTGACGCCTACAATGCCCGCGAAGACCTCGTCGTATGGCTGCGAAATCTCGGCGTCACAACCGTTCACACCGGGCACGGACCCGGCGCCCTCGCCAGCGGGCAGACGCTTATCGCAAAAACATGGGGCCATACCGTGGAAGAAGCTGTCATAAATCCCGCAGCTATGGTGGCATTTACGCTCGGCCCGACGGTGAGTTCAAACTACGGCGGTTCGCCCGGTACGCGCTCCCGTATGATGGCCATGCTGCGTGCTGAGTTCATTAAAGCGCAGGAGTACAGCGCTCAGGAGAACCCGACCCGTGATTTAAAAATGGAAACCATGGTAAGCATACTCAACGGGGAAATGCGGGCGATGATCCATGCACATCAGGTGTCAGAAATGATGTCGGCCCTTCGTCTGCAGCAGGAGTTCGGCTTTGAGCTTGTACTTGAAGGGGCCTCTGAAGCCTATTTGCTGATTGATGAGCTGAAGGAGGCCGGCGTGCACATCATCCTGCACCCGACCATGGTGCGCACCCGGGGCGAAACCACCAACGCGGCCTTTAACACGGCGGCTAAGCTCGCCGAAGCCGGTATTCCCTTTACCTTCCAGAGCGGCTTTGAAGGCTACGTACCCAAAACCAGGGTCGTGCACTTTGAAACCGCAATTGCAGTTGCAAACGGACTGCCCTTTGAGCATGGGCTGCGTGCACTCACTATTGACGCCGCCCGCTTCCTCGGCATAGACGACCGCACAGGTTCGCTCGAACGGGGTAAAGATGCCGACGTAGTGCTGTGGGAAGGCGATCCGTTTGAGTACACAAGCCGGGTATGCACGGTCATCATCAACGGGGAACTGGCAAGTAACCGCTGTCAGTAA